Proteins co-encoded in one Streptococcus pyogenes genomic window:
- a CDS encoding acetyl-CoA C-acyltransferase: MTDVYIAAGLRTPIGLVGKQFAKEQPEILGAKLINALQNKYPVPIDQVICGNTVGTGGNIGRLMTLYSHLGESVSALTVDMQCASAGAALSVGYAKIKAGMASNLLVGGIESSSLQPESVYASADWRQGAYKVAQFSPDSISPFAMIEGAERVAREHGFTKEYLNHWTLRSHQKASYCQEQALLADLILDLSGASDQGIRPRLSSKVLSKVPPILGEGHVISAANACLTHDAAAFLQLSSQPSAFKLIDVVEVAGDPQRSPLMVIKASQVLLEKHGLGMADMTAIEWNEAFAVIDGLFETHYPDLLDRYNIFGGALAYGHPYGASAAIIILHLMRALEIKNGRYGIAAIAAAGGQGFAVLLKYHKEFSHADKARILGKAMPK, encoded by the coding sequence ATGACGGATGTTTATATTGCTGCAGGCCTTAGAACCCCTATCGGTTTAGTAGGGAAACAATTTGCTAAAGAACAACCAGAAATCCTTGGAGCAAAGCTCATCAACGCTTTACAAAATAAGTATCCAGTTCCCATTGACCAAGTGATTTGTGGCAATACCGTCGGAACGGGTGGTAATATTGGGCGCTTGATGACCCTGTATTCTCATTTAGGAGAATCTGTCTCTGCTTTGACGGTTGATATGCAGTGTGCATCAGCTGGTGCAGCTCTTTCCGTGGGTTATGCTAAAATCAAGGCAGGTATGGCAAGCAACCTTTTAGTGGGAGGGATTGAAAGCAGCTCCTTACAACCTGAATCGGTATATGCTTCAGCTGATTGGCGCCAAGGAGCCTACAAGGTAGCTCAGTTTTCTCCAGATAGTATCAGCCCTTTTGCGATGATTGAAGGGGCAGAACGAGTGGCAAGAGAGCATGGCTTTACAAAGGAGTATTTGAATCACTGGACATTGAGAAGTCATCAAAAGGCTAGTTATTGCCAGGAGCAAGCCCTGTTAGCTGATCTTATTCTAGACCTGTCAGGAGCCAGTGATCAAGGTATTCGACCGCGCTTGTCAAGTAAGGTGTTGTCAAAGGTACCCCCTATCTTAGGAGAAGGTCACGTGATTAGTGCAGCCAATGCCTGCCTAACCCATGATGCTGCTGCCTTTTTACAGCTAAGTAGTCAGCCTTCAGCTTTTAAACTGATTGATGTGGTAGAAGTAGCAGGAGACCCACAGCGTAGCCCTTTAATGGTGATTAAGGCTAGTCAAGTCCTTTTGGAAAAACATGGTCTAGGGATGGCAGATATGACAGCGATTGAATGGAACGAAGCCTTTGCCGTTATTGATGGTCTATTTGAAACCCATTATCCAGATTTATTGGACCGCTATAATATATTTGGTGGTGCATTAGCTTATGGTCATCCCTATGGTGCCTCAGCAGCCATTATAATATTGCACTTAATGAGGGCTTTAGAGATTAAAAATGGACGCTATGGAATAGCTGCTATAGCAGCAGCTGGTGGCCAAGGGTTTGCTGTTTTACTAAAATATCATAAGGAGTTTAGTCATGCTGACAAAGCTAGAATATTGGGCAAAGCAATGCCCAAATAA
- a CDS encoding AMP-binding protein, which yields MLTKLEYWAKQCPNKKAIVADQISLTYQELWQAVLIKDQTIKDSVPYIISHSRYLNQLLSFLRGLKEGSCPIILHPNISGTFQQQIKHVDGELLKKADFAVLSSGTTGKAKLFWRRLSTWTRLFDYQNKVFGMTGNSCLFLHGSFSFTGNLNLALAQLWAGGCLVLSQKLSLKTWLSLWQAKKVSHLYLLPTYLNRLLPYLTKNNMTATHLLTSSQMISQELLRHYYKKFPQLEIVIFYGASELSFITWCNGRAAVKINGLVGQPFPDVSISFKDKEIFVETPYSVEGMSQPYSVSDLGKMSPAGLILEGRQDDWVNQRGVKCHLPSLVELAHQAPNVKEAHALKIGKGENETLILVLVLTKKDCLAPIKDFLALYLNSGQLPKYYLVIDCLPLKDNGKINREVLLNKIPKQWLS from the coding sequence ATGCTGACAAAGCTAGAATATTGGGCAAAGCAATGCCCAAATAAAAAAGCTATCGTAGCCGATCAGATAAGCTTGACTTATCAAGAGCTATGGCAAGCGGTTTTAATAAAGGATCAGACAATAAAAGACAGTGTACCATATATCATCAGTCATAGTCGCTATCTTAATCAGTTACTCTCTTTTTTACGAGGATTAAAAGAAGGCAGTTGTCCTATCATTTTACACCCTAATATCTCAGGTACATTTCAGCAGCAAATAAAACACGTCGATGGTGAGCTTCTTAAAAAAGCTGATTTTGCTGTTTTGAGTTCGGGAACAACTGGCAAAGCAAAATTATTTTGGCGTCGTCTATCAACTTGGACGAGACTTTTTGATTATCAAAATAAGGTGTTTGGTATGACTGGTAATAGTTGTCTATTCTTACATGGTAGTTTTAGTTTTACTGGCAATCTTAACTTAGCATTAGCTCAACTATGGGCCGGGGGATGTCTGGTTTTAAGCCAAAAGCTGTCTTTGAAAACGTGGTTAAGCTTATGGCAAGCAAAAAAGGTGAGTCACCTTTACCTTTTACCGACCTACCTAAATCGCTTGCTACCTTATTTGACTAAGAACAACATGACTGCGACTCACTTATTGACCTCTTCGCAAATGATATCACAAGAATTACTAAGACATTATTACAAAAAATTTCCTCAGCTTGAAATTGTCATTTTCTACGGGGCTAGTGAATTATCTTTTATAACGTGGTGTAATGGCAGAGCTGCTGTCAAAATTAATGGTTTGGTAGGACAGCCCTTTCCTGATGTGTCTATCAGTTTCAAAGATAAGGAAATTTTTGTAGAGACTCCTTATAGTGTAGAAGGAATGTCACAACCATACAGTGTTTCAGACTTAGGAAAAATGAGCCCAGCGGGTTTAATTTTAGAAGGGCGACAAGATGACTGGGTTAATCAACGAGGAGTGAAATGCCACCTGCCTAGCCTAGTTGAACTCGCTCACCAAGCGCCAAACGTCAAAGAAGCGCACGCTTTAAAGATAGGAAAAGGAGAAAACGAAACCCTAATATTAGTATTAGTTTTGACTAAGAAGGATTGCCTAGCACCTATTAAAGACTTTTTAGCTCTTTATTTAAACTCTGGACAACTTCCCAAGTACTATCTTGTGATTGATTGTTTGCCTTTAAAAGATAATGGTAAAATTAATCGAGAAGTTCTTTTAAATAAAATACCCAAACAGTGGCTTAGTTAA
- a CDS encoding DUF3114 domain-containing protein, with translation MCYNMVKKDEEKAMKQAILDRYQALKCYQNAGLSNQAFRAIAKEPIIDNRLGSPTFWVIWPIEKENQSAKQLLTFLLDLVEMPFELSGQLHETQTLLTRFHPSLLPDHMFWKELASLVDQAFPGKTLSQAGELEKRLHQFRYVISSQQAQSIRNHYKMIEMTDAQALALFLRSKKGPCLWRQAPDYTLMDSARLHNKLRFEDNKVIFPSQEVSYNIKVLLWFHTEFTLDSTGFFLNEVDAEVVTEKGIVNGASFNYGTDGPRHWDLDVDPISHHDPQFRRDTLKGFRSPKRVFRQWFRAQKDDFMFSYFNAKGLFAYHNKSSFARVKKSAKQFKRQIHPIKGWF, from the coding sequence ATGTGTTATAATATGGTCAAAAAAGATGAGGAGAAGGCCATGAAACAAGCTATCTTAGATCGCTATCAGGCCTTGAAATGCTATCAAAACGCAGGTTTATCAAACCAAGCATTTCGTGCTATAGCTAAAGAGCCTATCATTGATAATCGACTTGGTTCTCCAACTTTCTGGGTAATATGGCCTATTGAAAAAGAAAACCAATCAGCTAAGCAGTTACTAACGTTTCTTCTTGATTTGGTAGAGATGCCATTTGAGCTAAGTGGTCAGTTGCATGAAACTCAAACGCTACTCACCCGATTCCATCCATCTCTATTGCCAGATCATATGTTTTGGAAAGAGTTGGCTAGCTTAGTTGATCAAGCTTTTCCTGGCAAAACACTAAGCCAAGCAGGTGAGCTTGAAAAGCGTTTGCATCAATTTCGTTATGTCATCTCTAGTCAACAAGCTCAATCTATCAGAAACCATTATAAAATGATTGAGATGACAGACGCCCAAGCTCTGGCCCTTTTTTTGAGGTCTAAAAAAGGGCCTTGTTTGTGGCGGCAAGCACCAGATTATACCTTGATGGATTCTGCCAGGTTACATAATAAACTAAGATTTGAAGATAATAAAGTCATTTTTCCAAGTCAAGAAGTTTCCTATAATATAAAAGTACTTCTTTGGTTTCATACCGAATTTACTCTAGATAGCACAGGCTTTTTTCTTAATGAAGTTGATGCAGAAGTAGTGACCGAAAAAGGAATTGTCAATGGTGCATCTTTTAACTATGGCACAGATGGTCCTAGACATTGGGATTTAGATGTTGATCCGATTAGCCATCACGATCCTCAGTTTAGAAGAGACACCCTTAAAGGATTTCGATCGCCAAAAAGAGTATTTCGCCAGTGGTTTAGAGCTCAAAAAGATGACTTTATGTTCTCTTATTTTAATGCCAAAGGACTTTTTGCTTACCACAACAAGAGTAGTTTTGCCAGAGTCAAAAAATCAGCTAAGCAATTCAAACGTCAAATTCATCCTATAAAGGGTTGGTTTTAG
- the yycF gene encoding response regulator YycF, with translation MKKILIVDDEKPISDIIKFNLTKEGYDIVTAFDGREAVTIFEEEKPDLIILDLMLPELDGLEVAKEIRKTSHVPIIMLSAKDSEFDKVIGLEIGADDYVTKPFSNRELLARVKAHLRRTETIETAVAEENASSGTQELTIGNLQILPDAFVAKKHGQEVELTHREFELLHHLANHMGQVMTREHLLEIVWGYDYFGDVRTVDVTVRRLREKIEDTPSRPEYILTRRGVGYYMKSYD, from the coding sequence ATGAAAAAAATACTTATTGTGGATGATGAAAAACCGATTTCTGACATTATTAAGTTTAATTTGACAAAAGAAGGTTATGACATTGTTACAGCTTTTGATGGACGCGAAGCGGTAACAATTTTTGAAGAAGAAAAGCCAGATTTAATTATTCTTGATTTGATGCTCCCTGAGTTGGACGGTCTTGAAGTAGCCAAGGAAATTCGTAAAACCAGTCATGTCCCGATTATTATGTTGTCGGCTAAAGATAGTGAGTTTGACAAGGTTATTGGACTTGAAATTGGGGCTGATGATTACGTGACCAAGCCCTTTTCTAATCGGGAATTGCTGGCGCGTGTCAAGGCTCATCTGCGTCGTACCGAAACTATTGAAACGGCTGTTGCAGAAGAAAATGCTTCTTCAGGTACACAGGAACTGACCATTGGTAATTTACAGATTTTACCAGATGCGTTTGTTGCTAAAAAACATGGTCAAGAGGTAGAGTTGACCCATCGTGAATTTGAACTATTGCATCATCTAGCTAACCATATGGGGCAGGTGATGACACGAGAACACTTATTGGAAATTGTTTGGGGATATGATTATTTTGGCGATGTGCGCACGGTTGATGTGACTGTTCGTCGCCTCCGTGAAAAAATTGAAGACACACCAAGTCGTCCTGAGTATATTTTAACAAGACGTGGTGTTGGGTACTACATGAAATCTTATGACTAG
- the vicK gene encoding cell wall metabolism sensor histidine kinase VicK encodes MTRDIIGNLSTFELAILILLVFVAFYFIHLAVRDYRNARIIRMMSHKIRDLINGRYTDIIDEKADIELMELSDQLNDLSDVFRLTHENLAQEKNRLASILAYMSDGVLATDRSGKIIMINETARKQLNLSKEEALKKNITDLLEGDTSYTYRDLVSKTPVVTVNSRNDMGEFVSLRLRFALNRRESGFISGLVVVLHDTTEQEKEERERRLFVSNVSHELRTPLTSVKSYLEALDEGALKEDIAPSFIKVSLDETNRMMRMISDLLNLSRIDNQVTQLAVEMTNFTAFITSILNRFDLVKNQHTGTGKVYEIVRDYPITSVWIEIDNDKMTQVIENILNNAIKYSPDGGKITVRMKTTDTQLIISISDQGLGIPKTDLPLIFDRFYRVDKARSRAQGGTGLGLAIAKEIIKQHHGFIWAKSDYGKGSTFTIVLPYEKDAAIYEEWEEDVD; translated from the coding sequence ATGACTAGAGATATCATTGGAAACTTATCCACATTTGAATTAGCGATCCTTATCTTACTTGTTTTTGTTGCTTTTTACTTTATCCATCTTGCGGTGCGTGATTACCGAAATGCACGTATTATTCGGATGATGAGCCATAAAATCCGAGACTTGATTAATGGTCGCTATACTGATATAATCGACGAAAAAGCAGACATTGAGTTAATGGAGCTTTCAGACCAGTTAAATGACCTGTCAGATGTTTTTCGCTTGACGCATGAAAATCTTGCCCAAGAAAAAAATCGCTTGGCAAGTATTTTGGCTTATATGTCAGATGGTGTACTTGCTACAGACCGGTCTGGTAAAATCATCATGATTAACGAGACAGCTCGCAAGCAATTAAATTTAAGTAAAGAAGAGGCACTAAAGAAAAACATTACAGATTTGTTAGAAGGTGATACTTCATATACCTACCGTGATTTGGTATCCAAAACACCAGTGGTAACTGTTAATAGCCGAAATGATATGGGTGAGTTTGTCTCATTACGCTTGCGCTTTGCGTTGAATAGGAGAGAGAGTGGTTTTATTTCGGGCTTGGTTGTGGTGCTCCATGACACCACAGAACAGGAAAAAGAAGAACGTGAACGCCGTCTTTTTGTCTCTAATGTAAGTCATGAATTAAGGACCCCTTTAACTTCGGTTAAATCCTACTTGGAGGCTCTTGATGAAGGTGCACTTAAAGAAGATATTGCTCCAAGTTTCATAAAAGTTTCTCTTGATGAAACTAATCGGATGATGCGTATGATTTCAGATCTTTTAAACCTGTCTCGGATTGATAATCAAGTAACCCAATTAGCAGTAGAGATGACTAATTTTACTGCTTTTATAACTTCTATTTTAAACAGATTTGATTTGGTTAAAAATCAGCATACAGGTACAGGAAAAGTCTATGAAATTGTAAGAGATTACCCTATTACCTCTGTCTGGATTGAAATTGATAATGATAAAATGACACAGGTTATCGAGAATATTTTGAACAATGCCATTAAGTATTCTCCAGATGGTGGAAAAATTACAGTCCGTATGAAAACAACAGATACCCAATTAATTATTTCCATTTCAGACCAAGGACTAGGTATCCCTAAAACAGATTTGCCTCTTATTTTTGATCGGTTCTATCGTGTAGACAAGGCAAGAAGTCGTGCCCAAGGAGGGACCGGTCTAGGCCTTGCCATTGCTAAAGAAATCATCAAGCAGCACCATGGCTTTATCTGGGCTAAGAGTGACTATGGTAAAGGATCGACCTTTACTATTGTCTTGCCTTATGAAAAAGATGCAGCCATCTATGAAGAATGGGAGGAAGATGTAGACTAA
- a CDS encoding MBL fold metallo-hydrolase — MNESGFKYSILASGSTGNCFYLETPKKRLLIDAGLTGKKITSLLAEIDRKPEDLDAILITHEHSDHIKGVGVMARKYHLDIYANEKTWQLMDECNMLGKLDASQKHIFQRDKVLTFGDVDIESFGVSHDAIDPQFYRIMKDNKSFVMLTDTGYVSDRMTGIIENADGYLIESNHDIEILRSGSYPWSLKQRILSDLGHLSNEDGAGAMIRSLGYNTKKIYLGHLSKENNIKELAHMTMVNQLAMADLAVGTDFTVHDTSPDTACPLTDI, encoded by the coding sequence ATGAATGAGAGTGGTTTTAAATACAGTATTTTAGCATCTGGGTCCACAGGAAATTGTTTTTATTTAGAAACACCTAAAAAACGCTTATTGATTGATGCAGGGCTTACTGGTAAGAAAATTACCAGTCTTCTTGCTGAAATTGACCGCAAACCTGAGGATTTGGATGCTATTTTGATTACCCATGAGCACTCTGACCATATTAAGGGTGTAGGCGTTATGGCCCGCAAATACCATTTGGATATCTATGCTAATGAAAAAACATGGCAGCTGATGGATGAGTGCAATATGCTAGGTAAGCTTGATGCCTCACAAAAACATATTTTCCAAAGGGATAAAGTTTTGACCTTTGGAGATGTTGATATCGAAAGTTTTGGAGTCAGCCATGACGCTATTGATCCTCAATTTTATCGGATTATGAAAGATAATAAGTCTTTTGTGATGTTGACAGATACAGGATATGTCAGTGATAGGATGACAGGTATTATTGAAAATGCAGATGGCTACTTGATTGAATCCAATCATGATATTGAAATTTTGAGATCAGGCTCTTATCCTTGGAGCTTAAAGCAGCGTATTTTATCTGATTTAGGACATTTATCAAATGAAGATGGAGCGGGAGCCATGATTAGAAGCCTGGGGTACAATACCAAAAAAATATACCTAGGTCATCTGAGTAAAGAAAATAACATCAAAGAGTTAGCGCATATGACGATGGTCAATCAACTGGCTATGGCAGATTTAGCAGTAGGTACAGACTTTACGGTCCATGATACCTCTCCAGATACTGCTTGTCCATTAACTGATATTTGA
- the rnc gene encoding ribonuclease III has translation MKQLEELLSTSFDIQFNDLTLLETAFTHTSYANEHRLLNVSHNERLEFLGDAVLQLIISEYLFAKYPKKTEGDMSKLRSMIVREESLAGFSRFCSFDAYIKLGKGEEKSGGRRRDTILGDLFEAFLGALLLDKGIDAVRRFLKQVMIPQVEKGNFERVKDYKTCLQEFLQTKGDVAIDYQVISEKGPAHAKQFEVSIVVNGAVLSKGLGKSKKLAEQDAAKNALAQLSEV, from the coding sequence ATGAAACAGCTTGAAGAGTTACTCTCAACATCTTTTGATATTCAATTTAATGATTTGACTTTACTAGAAACAGCTTTTACCCACACCTCTTACGCTAACGAGCATCGTCTCCTAAACGTTTCACATAATGAACGCTTGGAATTTTTAGGAGACGCTGTTCTACAATTGATTATTTCAGAGTATTTATTTGCAAAGTATCCTAAAAAGACAGAAGGAGATATGTCTAAGTTACGTTCCATGATTGTACGTGAGGAAAGCTTGGCAGGTTTTTCACGATTTTGTTCTTTTGACGCTTATATCAAACTAGGAAAAGGTGAGGAAAAGTCAGGTGGTCGCCGTCGTGATACTATTTTAGGAGACTTATTTGAAGCCTTTTTAGGTGCTCTTTTATTAGATAAGGGGATTGATGCAGTACGTCGCTTCTTGAAACAAGTCATGATTCCTCAGGTGGAAAAAGGGAATTTTGAAAGGGTTAAAGACTATAAAACTTGTCTTCAAGAGTTTTTGCAAACAAAAGGTGATGTGGCTATTGATTATCAAGTCATTAGTGAGAAAGGACCTGCCCATGCTAAACAATTTGAGGTATCGATAGTTGTTAATGGTGCTGTCCTTAGTAAAGGTTTAGGTAAGTCTAAAAAATTAGCGGAGCAAGATGCTGCTAAAAATGCCCTTGCCCAACTTAGTGAGGTTTAG
- the smc gene encoding chromosome segregation protein SMC, with protein MFLKEIELEGFKSFADKTKIEFDKGVTAVVGPNGSGKSNITESLRWALGESSAKNLRGGKMPDVIFAGTQNRNPLNYAKVAVVLDNSDHFIKTAKKEIRVERHIYRNGDSDYLIDGRKVRLRDIHDLFMDTGLGRDSFSIISQGRVEEIFNSKPEERRAIFEEAAGVLKYKTRKKETQIKLNQTQDNLDRLEDIIYELDTQLAPLEKQAKVAKQFLELDANRKQLQLDILVKDIDIAQERQTKDTEALAALQQDLASYYAKRQSMEEDYQKFKQKKQVLSQESDQTQTTLLELTKLIADLEKQIELVKLESGQEAEKKAEAKKHLEQLQEQLDGFQAEEKQCTEQLLHIDQQLCDVKQQLNELSNALERFSSDPDQLMETLREEFVLLMQKEAALSNQLTALKAHLDKEKQARQHKAQEYQLLVTKLDQLNDESQKAQAHYKAQKEQVEMLLQNYQEGDKRVQELERDYQLNQERLFDLLDQKKGKEARKASLESIQKSHSQFYAGVRAVLQSQKKLGGIIGAVSEHLSFDSDYQTALEVALGANSQHIIVTDEAAAKRAIAYLKKNRQGRATFLPLTTIKARSLSEHYHRQLATCEGYLGTAESLIRYDDSLSAIIQNLLSSTAIFETIDQANIAARLLGYKVRIVTLDGTELRPGGSFSGGANRQSNTTFIKPELEQISEELTRLVEQLKITEKEVAALQSDLIAKKEELTQLKLAGDQARLAEQRAQMAYQQLQEKQEDSKALLAALDQSQTTHSDESLLAEQARIEEALTAIAKKKNALTCDIDDIKENKDLIRQKTQNIHQALSQARLQERDLLNEKKFEQANQSRLRTQLKQCQQNILKLESILNNNVSQDSIQRLPQWQKQLQDATEHKSGAQKRLVQLRFEIEDYEARLEETAEKITKESEKNDTFIRRQTKLETHLEQVANRLRAYAKSLSEDFQMTLADAKEVTNSIDHLESAKEKLHHLQKTIRALGPINSDAINQYEEVHERLTFLTSQKTDLTKAKNLLLETINSMDSEVKARFKVTFEAIQKSFKETFTQMFGGGSADLVLTETDLLSAGIEISVQPPGKKIQSLNLMSGGEKALSALALLFAIIRVKTIPFVILDEVEAALDEANVKRFGDFLNRFDKDSQFIVVTHRKGTMAAADSIYGITMQESGVSKIVSVKLKEAQEMTN; from the coding sequence ATGTTTTTAAAAGAAATTGAGTTGGAAGGGTTCAAGTCCTTTGCGGACAAGACTAAAATTGAATTTGATAAGGGAGTAACTGCAGTCGTAGGACCAAATGGTTCAGGTAAAAGTAATATTACAGAAAGTTTACGTTGGGCTTTAGGAGAATCAAGTGCTAAAAATCTGCGTGGGGGCAAGATGCCAGATGTCATTTTTGCTGGGACACAAAACCGTAATCCTCTAAACTATGCTAAGGTAGCGGTTGTTCTTGATAATTCCGATCATTTTATAAAAACTGCCAAGAAAGAAATCCGTGTCGAAAGGCATATTTACCGAAATGGAGATAGTGACTATCTGATTGATGGTCGCAAGGTAAGGCTCCGTGATATTCATGATTTGTTTATGGATACAGGGCTTGGTCGTGATTCTTTCTCCATTATTTCTCAAGGTCGCGTAGAGGAAATTTTCAATAGTAAACCTGAAGAAAGGCGCGCCATTTTTGAAGAAGCAGCTGGTGTTTTAAAATATAAAACACGTAAAAAAGAAACTCAGATTAAATTAAATCAAACTCAAGATAATTTAGACCGTCTAGAGGATATTATTTATGAGCTAGACACGCAGTTGGCACCACTTGAAAAGCAAGCTAAAGTAGCTAAACAATTTTTAGAACTTGATGCCAATCGTAAGCAACTACAACTAGATATTCTAGTCAAAGATATTGATATAGCTCAAGAAAGACAGACTAAAGATACTGAAGCTTTAGCTGCTTTACAACAAGACTTAGCATCTTATTACGCTAAGCGTCAATCTATGGAAGAAGATTACCAAAAATTCAAGCAAAAAAAGCAGGTTCTTAGTCAAGAGTCAGATCAAACCCAAACAACATTATTAGAATTAACCAAGCTAATAGCTGACTTGGAAAAGCAAATTGAATTGGTTAAGCTAGAAAGTGGCCAAGAAGCAGAGAAAAAGGCAGAAGCCAAAAAACATCTCGAACAGTTACAAGAACAATTGGATGGTTTTCAAGCAGAAGAAAAGCAGTGTACAGAACAATTATTGCATATTGATCAACAACTTTGTGATGTCAAACAACAGTTAAACGAATTGAGCAATGCATTAGAGCGTTTTTCAAGTGATCCCGACCAATTAATGGAAACTCTAAGAGAAGAGTTTGTATTATTGATGCAAAAAGAGGCGGCCTTATCAAATCAGCTGACAGCTTTAAAAGCCCATTTAGACAAAGAAAAACAGGCTCGTCAACATAAGGCTCAAGAATATCAGCTACTTGTTACTAAGCTTGATCAACTTAATGACGAGTCTCAAAAAGCTCAAGCTCATTATAAAGCTCAAAAAGAGCAAGTCGAAATGTTGCTCCAAAATTATCAAGAAGGTGATAAACGCGTTCAGGAATTAGAAAGAGATTACCAACTGAATCAAGAAAGACTATTTGACTTGTTGGATCAAAAAAAAGGAAAAGAAGCTCGTAAGGCTAGCTTAGAATCTATTCAAAAAAGTCATAGTCAATTCTATGCGGGAGTACGAGCTGTCCTTCAATCACAAAAAAAGCTTGGAGGGATCATAGGTGCAGTCAGTGAACACCTTTCTTTTGATTCTGATTACCAAACAGCTCTTGAAGTTGCATTAGGTGCTAATAGTCAGCATATTATTGTAACAGACGAAGCTGCAGCAAAAAGAGCAATTGCTTATTTGAAAAAAAATCGCCAAGGACGAGCAACTTTTTTACCTTTAACTACTATAAAGGCTAGATCATTATCAGAACACTATCATCGTCAATTGGCGACTTGTGAAGGTTATCTGGGAACTGCAGAATCATTGATTCGCTATGATGATAGTCTTTCAGCTATTATCCAAAATCTTTTATCTAGTACTGCTATCTTTGAAACTATTGATCAAGCTAATATTGCAGCGCGCTTATTAGGATATAAGGTAAGAATTGTTACTCTTGATGGAACAGAATTACGACCAGGTGGTTCTTTTTCAGGAGGAGCTAATAGACAAAGCAATACAACTTTTATCAAACCAGAGTTAGAACAAATCAGTGAGGAATTAACGCGATTAGTTGAGCAATTAAAAATAACTGAAAAAGAAGTAGCTGCCTTGCAAAGCGATTTGATAGCAAAAAAAGAAGAACTGACACAATTGAAATTAGCCGGTGACCAGGCACGCTTAGCTGAACAAAGAGCTCAAATGGCTTATCAGCAATTGCAAGAAAAACAAGAAGATTCAAAGGCTTTGTTAGCTGCCCTTGATCAAAGTCAGACGACTCATTCTGATGAATCTTTATTGGCAGAACAAGCTCGTATTGAAGAAGCATTAACAGCTATTGCTAAGAAAAAAAATGCCTTAACTTGTGATATTGATGATATCAAAGAAAACAAAGATTTGATTAGGCAAAAAACACAAAACATTCACCAAGCTTTATCTCAAGCTCGTTTGCAAGAAAGAGATTTACTTAATGAAAAGAAATTTGAGCAAGCTAATCAATCTCGTCTAAGAACTCAGCTGAAGCAATGCCAGCAAAATATTCTCAAACTTGAAAGCATACTAAACAATAACGTAAGTCAAGACAGCATTCAAAGACTACCCCAGTGGCAAAAACAGTTACAAGATGCCACAGAGCATAAGTCTGGTGCTCAAAAACGTTTAGTCCAATTAAGATTTGAAATAGAGGACTATGAGGCCCGCTTAGAAGAAACAGCAGAAAAAATAACCAAAGAAAGCGAAAAAAATGACACATTTATTCGTCGTCAAACCAAGTTAGAGACACATTTAGAGCAAGTGGCTAATCGCTTACGAGCCTATGCTAAAAGTTTATCAGAAGATTTTCAAATGACACTAGCAGACGCAAAGGAGGTAACAAATAGTATTGATCACTTAGAAAGTGCCAAAGAAAAATTACACCATTTACAAAAGACTATTCGTGCACTAGGACCAATTAATAGTGATGCTATTAATCAGTATGAGGAAGTGCATGAGCGTTTGACTTTTTTAACAAGTCAAAAGACAGATCTGACAAAAGCTAAAAATCTTTTGCTAGAGACTATTAATAGTATGGATAGCGAAGTGAAGGCTCGTTTCAAAGTGACTTTTGAGGCAATTCAAAAAAGTTTTAAAGAAACCTTTACTCAGATGTTTGGTGGGGGTTCTGCTGATTTGGTTTTAACGGAAACAGACCTCTTGTCTGCTGGTATAGAGATTTCTGTGCAGCCTCCTGGTAAGAAAATTCAATCTCTTAACTTGATGTCAGGCGGAGAAAAAGCTTTGTCAGCACTGGCTTTATTGTTTGCTATTATACGTGTTAAAACGATTCCGTTTGTGATTTTAGATGAGGTAGAAGCGGCTCTTGATGAAGCAAATGTTAAGCGCTTTGGGGATTTCCTCAATCGCTTTGACAAAGATAGTCAATTTATTGTCGTGACCCATCGTAAAGGAACAATGGCTGCAGCAGATAGTATTTATGGAATTACCATGCAGGAATCGGGGGTCTCTAAAATTGTATCTGTAAAATTAAAAGAAGCTCAAGAGATGACCAATTAA